In one window of Littorina saxatilis isolate snail1 linkage group LG11, US_GU_Lsax_2.0, whole genome shotgun sequence DNA:
- the LOC138980838 gene encoding uncharacterized protein has product MEEKVPATSAAASLVVTPPRFTVPSGGATLLATGGMPGAVSTPRMERSWVTPGVLGTRSVGAQRLAMGYGEGQAVRGVSPIMVQGSNGFDDESVDRELARFRSQGESLGLQGATLAQFVMAQVRREAAIVEERVAQAKLRKEERRQRKEERELQEKKEEARRQAEAAQRREEIEARRQEEEARRKEERELQEKKEEVRRKEEEARRKEERELQEKKEEARRKEEEARRKEEEARRKDEAAQRREEWEFQERKEEARRKEEREFQERKEEARRQEEEARRRDEAERRQEERRIREEELQASEARWKEELALRTGGTEREPSFDKYRVKMSFCDDSVNIDDYLLHFERTATTHRWSRATWAGRLADQLKGRAERAYLRMTPEDASDYDMLKVALLEEFHHTPEHYRREFRNITKQGDENFVQFSRRLQTLLDQWIAMSQCAGDYDRLYDLILREQLMSNFRGELFQYVSDKKPATAKEAAVLAFTHLESKRDARLFNAKRNIGGQMDEEEKKKEKTTSNGGTKTGGGSEEQAEQSEGQVRPVEGSRNKKTNWNREYNNRVICHRCKKTGHIARECTANACMTTEQDDQTRSSEPSEPLCKDCEKIPFRPMGRCKVNGRDAISLRDSGADKTMVKAAFVRPEDYTSGTVHVEFADLDCTKTYPLAWVDVESPYICERILAIVNDNIRPDIFLGNLAQLTSGDWVEVSMYPRRALCAAVTTRAQAEAGTRPVKPVVVVQIEGLQVTPDQLKVLQQEDETLVRAKRLAKEGKQIQAGKGMVEFKMSRGILKRVYREKKLECSQICVPRSLRKGLLKFAHDTPMAGHLGTKKTRERLWADFYWPGLCEDVRRYCQSCDRCQKVTPKGRVAKVPLGQMPLPNAPFEKVAVDLVGPIKPAADSGARFILVMVDYATRYPEAVALKSIEAEKVAEALWTMWTRLGIPKEVLSDQGGQFTGAVMREVHRLLAVKGRTTTPYHAQCNGLVERFNGTLKAMIKKLCVEDPKTWDRFIPGVLFAYREVPQESTGFSPFELLYGRTVRGPMAILRDLWTKEGEDGKEAQTASEYVLNLRDRIEETCKIAREHLCEEAVRQKKHYDRGAKRRTFEAGDRALLLLPLKKNKLEMAWRGPYVVEERVGECDYRIRIGPKQKLFHANMLKKYVERPAAIATVCVVDEGEEWETVQSSHEDIPLIPLTSEETIEDVHLDPETPELHIGIKEILKDNKDVITDLPRRTSLAECSMRLAHDEPVRVRQFPLPFTTRDIIAKEVDAMLKMGVIEPSVSPYSSPIVIVEKKDGKKRFCSDYRRLNKIVEFDAEPMPNMEAMFAKLSKAKYLSKIDLAKGYWQIPMAAEDKPKTAFTTPQGCYQWTVMPFGLKTSGAIFSRMMRSLLSPLDMIEIDNFIDDILVATETVERHLECLRALFQRLQEASLSARPSKCYLGFRRLEYLGHMVGNGVIQPEEGKMDKIAKMPRPTTKRQIRSFLGLAGFYRRFVPGFADIALPLTDATKKSQPNKVRWTKPMQVALDTLKVKLSTEPVCKLPDFSVPFTLRTDASGVGLGAMLLQDQGDGMQMVACASKKLLPAERNYSTIERECLAVVWGVRKFGPYLYGKPFCIQSDHKPLEYLEGLKATNKRLMRWALALQPYMYTIQAIPGRDNVGADLLSRSEE; this is encoded by the coding sequence ATGGAGGAGAAGGTTCCAGCGACGTCTGCGGCTGCATCCCTGGTGGTAACCCCTCCTCGGTTCACTGTACCAAGTGGTGGTGCGACGTTGTTGGCTACGGGTGGTATGCCGGGTGCGGTTTCTACGCCGAGGATGGAGAGGTCTTGGGTGACGCCAGGAGTGTTGGGGACGAGGTCTGTTGGGGCGCAGCGTTTGGCGATGGGGTACGGTGAGGGCCAAGCTGTAAGGGGAGTGTCGCCGATCATGGTCCAAGGTTCTAATGGGTTTGACGATGAGTCGGTAGACAGGGAGTTAGCACGGTTCCGTAGTCAGGGTGAAAGCTTGGGTTTGCAAGGGGCGACGTTGGCCCAGTTTGTGATGGCCCAAGTGCGCAGGGAGGCGGCCATCGTCGAGGAGAGAGTGGCGCAGGCGAAGTTGCGGAAGGAAGAGCGGCGACAACGCAAAGAGGAACGAGAACttcaggagaagaaagaagaagctcgACGCCAAGCAGAAGCAGCCCAGCGTAGGGAAGAGATAGAGGCCAGACGCCAGGAAGAAGAAGCCCGACGTAAAGAGGAACGTGAACttcaggagaagaaagaagaagttcGACGCAAGGAAGAAGAAGCCCGACGTAAAGAGGAACGTGAACttcaggagaagaaagaagaagctcgACGCAAGGAAGAAGAAGCTCGACGCAAGGAAGAAGAAGCCCGACGCAAGGATGAGGCGGCCCAAAGGAGAGAGGAATGGGAGTtccaagaaaggaaagaagaagccCGACGTAAAGAGGAACGGGAGTtccaagaaaggaaagaagaagcaCGACGACAAGAGGAAGAAGCCCGGCGCAGAGATGAGGCAGAGCGACGCCAGGAGGAGCGTCGCATACGGGAAGAGGAACTGCAAGCAAGTGAGGCGAGGTGGAAAGAGGAGTTAGCTCTGCGCACAGGGGGGACTGAGAGAGAACCGAGTTTTGACAAATACCGGGTAAAGATGTCCTTCTGTGATGACTCTGTCAACATTGACGACTACCTCCTCCACTTCGAGCGAACAGCGACAACACACAGGTGGAGCAGGGCGACATGGGCAGGTCGATTAGCAGACCAATTGAAGGGTCGCGCAGAGAGAGCATATCTACGGATGACTCCCGAGGATGCCAGCGACTACGATATGCTCAAGGTTGCGCTGTTAGAAGAGTTCCATCATACTCCAGAACACTACCGCCGGGAATTCAGAAACATCACAAAGCAAGGGGACGAGAACTTTGTACAGTTTAGTCGTCGGCTGCAGACCCTGTTGGATCAATGGATCGCGATGTCACAGTGTGCGGGAGACTATGACCGGCTGTATGACCTGATCCTGAGAGAACAGTTGATGTCAAATTTCCGGGGTGAGCTGTTCCAGTACGTCAGCGATAAAAAGCCAGCTACAGCCAAGGAAGCGGCGGTGTTAGCGTTCACTCACTTGGAATCAAAACGGGACGCCAGATTGTTCAACGCAAAACGTAACATCGGGGGCCAAATGGAcgaggaggaaaagaaaaaggagAAGACTACAAGCAACGGGGGTACCAAGACCGGAGGGGGATCGGAGGAACAGGCAGAGCAGTCAGAGGGCCAAGTGAGGCCAGTAGAGGGCAGCAGGAACAAAAAGACGAACTGGAATCGGGAATACAACAATCGGGTGATATGTCATAGGTGCAAGAAGACGGGACACATTGCCAGGGAGTGTACCGCGAACGCCTGCATGACGACCGAGCAAGATGACCAGACGAGATCTTCCGAGCCGTCAGAGCCGTTGTGCAAAGACTGCGAGAAAATTCCATTTCGGCCGATGGGAAGGTGCAAGGTTAACGGGAGAGACGCAATCAGTCTACGTGATTCAGGGGCAGACAAGACCATGGTAAAGGCTGCATTTGTTAGGCCTGAGGATTACACCAGCGGGACAGTGCACGTAGAGTTTGCCGACTTAGACTGCACAAAGACGTACCCCTTAGCATGGGTTGACGTAGAATCGCCGTACATCTGTGAGAGGATTCTTGCCATCGTGAACGACAACATCAGGCCTGACATTTTTCTGGGAAACCTAGCCCAGCTTACGAGCGGAGACTGGGTGGAAGTATCGATGTATCCCAGACGGGCGTTGTGTGCGGCAGTGACAACCAGAGCACAGGCTGAAGCAGGTACACGGCCGGTGAaaccggtggtggtggtgcagaTTGAAGGGCTGCAAGTGACTCCGGATCAGCTGAAAGTCTTGCAACAGGAAGATGAAACACTAGTGCGCGCCAAACGACTGGCGAAGGAAGGGAAACAGATACAAGCAGGAAAGGGCATGGTGGAGTTCAAGATGTCTCGTGGGATACTAAAGAGGGTTTATCGGGAGAAGAAATTGGAGTGTTCACAAATATGCGTTCCCAGATCCTTGAGGAAAGGACTACTCAAGTTCGCCCACGACACACCCATGGCAGGACATCTGGGAACCAAGAAGACCCGCGAACGTCTATGGGCAGATTTTTATTGGCCAGGCCTGTGCGAAGACGTGCGACGATACTGTCAGTCCTGCGACCGATGCCAAAAAGTCACGCCGAAGGGACGAGTTGCCAAAGTGCCGCTTGGGCAAATGCCTCTGCCCAATGCTCCATTTGAGAAGGTGGCGGTGGATTTGGTGGGGCCGATCAAGCCGGCAGCTGACAGTGGGGCGAGATTCATCCTGGTGATGGTGGACTATGCGACGCGCTACCCCGAGGCTGTGGCACTTAAGTCCATCGAGGCAGAGAAGGTGGCTGAAGCGCTGTGGACAATGTGGACGAGGTTGGGGATACCCAAGGAGGTCCTGTCGGACCAGGGTGGACAGTTCACCGGGGCCGTCATGCGAGAAGTTCACCGGTTGCTCGCCGTCAAGGGACGAACCACTACGCCGTACCATGCGCAATGCAACGGCTTGGTTGAAAGGTTTAATGGCACATTGAAAGCCATGATCAAGAAATTGTGTGTGGAGGACCCTAAGACATGGGATCGGTTTATCCCAGGTGTCTTGTTCGCATACAGGGAGGTTCCGCAGGAAAGTACTGGGTTCTCCCCATTTGAGTTGCTGTACGGCCGTACGGTGAGGGGACCCATGGCCATCTTGAGGGATCTCTGGacaaaagaaggagaagacggGAAGGAAGCGCAGACTGCGTCTGAGTACGTGTTGAACCTCCGGGACCGAATAGAGGAAACATGCAAAATTGCCAGGGAACATCTGTGTGAGGAAGCCGTGCGCCAGAAGAAGCACTACGACCGTGGGGCCAAACGCCGAACCTTCGAGGCTGGAGATCGCGCTCTTCTACTCCTGCCTCTCAAGAAAAACAAGTTGGAGATGGCTTGGCGAGGACCCTACGTCGTGGAGGAAAGAGTGGGCGAGTGTGATTACCGCATCAGGATAGGGCCCAAGCAGAAATTGTTCCACGCCAACATGCTGAAGAAGTATGTGGAGCGGCCGGCAGCGATAGCAACGGTGTGTGTGGTGGATGAAGGGGAGGAGTGGGAAACAGTGCAGTCATCTCACGAAGACATTCCGTTGATACCCCTGACGTCAGAGGAAACGATCGAGGATGTGCACTTGGATCCAGAGACGCCAGAACTGCATATAGGGATCAAGGAAATCCTCAAGGACAACAAGGATGTCATCACGGATCTGCCACGGAGGACGTCGCTGGCAGAGTGTAGCATGCGGTTGGCGCATGACGAACCAGTTAGAGTCCGTCAGTTCCCCTTGCCATTCACGACGCGGGACATTATCGCCAAAGAAGTCGACGcgatgttgaagatgggggtcatcgaACCGTCGGTGTCCCCATACAGCTCTCCAATCGTGATCGTGGAGAAGAAAGACGGGAAAAAGAGGTTCTGCTCCGACTACCGCCGTTTGAACAAGATAGTGGAGTTTGACGCCGAACCTATGCCAAACATGGAGGCCATGTTCGCCAAGCTCAGCAAGGCGAAATATCTATCCAAGATAGATCTGGCAAAAGGATACTGGCAGATCCCTATGGCGGCAGAAGACAAGCCCAAGAccgcattcacgacaccgcagGGGTGTTACCAGTGGACGGTGATGCCGTTTGGGTTGAAGACGTCAGGAGCCATCTTTTCAAGGATGATGAGGAGTCTGTTGAGCCCTCTCGACATGATCGAGATCGACAATTTCATTGACGACATATTAGTGGCAACTGAAACCGTGGAGCGTCATTTGGAGTGTCTCAGAGCTTTATTCCAGCGGCTGCAGGAAGCATCGTTGTCAGCTCGACCATCCAAGTGTTACTTGGGGTTTAGACGACTGGAGTACCTGGGACACATGGTGGGAAATGGAGTGATTCAACCCGAGGAAGGGAAGATGGACAAGATAGCGAAGATGCCCAGGCCAACAACAAAGCGGCAGATCCGATCCTTCCTAGGACTAGCCGGATTCTACCGTCGATTTGTGCCGGGTTTTGCGGACATTGCACTTCCGCTGACAGACGCAACCAAGAAGTCACAGCCCAACAAGGTCAGATGGACGAAGCCTATGCAGGTGGCCCTTGATACGCTGAAAGTGAAGTTATCCACAGAGCCGGTGTGCAAGCTGCCGGATTTCTCCGTGCCTTTCACTCTTCGCACAGATGCATCCGGTGTTGGGTTGGGGGCGATGCTACTCCAAGACCAGGGGGACGGGATGCAGATGGTGGCCTGTGCGAGCAAAAAGTTGCTGCCAGCGGAGCGTAACTACAGTACCATCGAGCGCGAGTGCTTGGCGGTGGTGTGGGGGGTGCGGAAGTTTGGCCCGTACCTCTACGGAAAACCTTTCTGCATTCAGTCCGACCACAAACCCTTGGAGTACCTGGAGGGTTTGAAGGCGACCAACAAGAGGTTGATGCGGTGGGCGTTGGCTCTGCAACCCTACATGTATACCATCCAGGCGATTCCTGGAAGAGACAACGTGGGGGCCGACTTGCTCAGTCGCTCGGAAGAGTAA